One Perognathus longimembris pacificus isolate PPM17 chromosome 2, ASM2315922v1, whole genome shotgun sequence DNA segment encodes these proteins:
- the Ghrhr gene encoding growth hormone-releasing hormone receptor, whose amino-acid sequence MESWMWGTCILCLLRQLGVAWGHGLPECDFIAQLREDERACVQEAEETPNASLICPRTWDGLLCWPTAISGEWVTLPCPDFFSQFSSEPGAVKRDCTAQGWSEPFPPYPVACPVPLELLVEQKSYFSTVKVIYTAGHSISIVALCVAISILLALRRLHCPRNYIHTQLFATFILKACAVFLKDAALFGDSDTSDHCGFSNVLCKVSVAASHFATMTNFSWLLAEAVYLSFLLASTSPGSRTAFWWLVLAGWGFPMLCTGIWVICKLAFEDAACWDLDDSSPYWWIIKGPIVLSVGVNFGLFLNIIRILLRKLEPAQGTLHTKSQYWKLSRSTLLLIPLFGIHYIIFNFLPDSVGLGVRLPLELGLGSFQGFVVAVLYCFLNQEVKNEILRKWHGQDPELLPARRTCAKWAMPSGSGMKVLTSVC is encoded by the exons ATGGAGAGCTGGATGTGGGGTACCTGCATCCTCTGCTTGCTGAGACAGTTGGGAGTC GCATGGGGCCATGGGCTCCCAGAATGTGACTTCATTGCCCAGCTGAGAGAGGATGAGCGTGCCTGTgtgcaggaggcagaggagacACCCAACGCCTCCCTGA TCTGCCCTAGGACATGGGATGGTCTGCTGTGCTGGCCGACAGCAATCTCTGGCGAGTGGGTGACTCTTCCCTGCCCCGATTTCTTCTCTCAGTTCAGCTCAGAGCCAG GGGCAGTGAAGAGGGATTGTACGGCCCAAGGCTGGTCAGAGCCCTTCCCACCCTACCCTGTAGCCTGCCCGGTGCCCTTGGAGCTGCTGGTGGAGCAG AAGTCTTACTTCTCCACTGTGAAGGTCATCTACACTGCTGGCCACAGCATCTCCATCGTCGCCCTCTGTGTAGCCATTTCCATCCTGCTTGCTCTCAG GCGGCTCCACTGTCCCCGTAACTACATCCACACCCAGCTGTTTGCCACCTTCATCCTCAAGGCGTGCGCCGTGTTCCTGAAAGACGCTGCCCTCTTCGGTGACAGTGACACCTCAGACCACTGCGGCTTCTCCAAT GTCCTGTGTAAGGTTTCAGTGGCTGCCTCCCACTTTGCCACCATGACCAACTTCAGCTGGCTGCTGGCAGAAGCCGTCTACTTGAGCTTCCTCTTGGCCTCCACTTCTCCGGGCTCCAGGACAGCCTTCTGGTGGCTGGTCCTTGCAGGCTGGG GGTTCCCCATGCTCTGCACGGGCATCTGGGTGATCTGCAAGCTGGCCTTTGAGGACGCTGC GTGCTGGGACTTGGACGACAGCTCCCCCTACTGGTGGATCATCAAAGGGCCCATCGTGCTCTCTGTGGGG GTGAACTTTGGGCTGTTTCTCAATATTATTCGCATCCTGCTGAGGAAGCTGGAGCCAGCACAGGGGACTCTCCACaccaagtctcagtactg GAAACTCTCCAGGTCCACACTTCTCCTCATTCCACTCTTTGGGATTCACTACATCATCTTCAACTTCTTGCCTGACAGTGTTGGCCTGGGCGTCCGCCTCCCCCTGGAGCTGGGACTGGGCTCCTTCCAG GGCTTCGTTGTTGCTGTCCTGTACTGCTTCCTCAACCAAGAG GTGAAGAATGAGATCTTGCGAAAATGGCATGGTCAGGACCCTGAACTTCTGCCGGCTCGGAGAACCTGTGCCAAGTGGGCGATGCCTTCTGGCTCAGGGATGAAGGTGCTGACTTCTGTGTGCTAG